One genomic segment of Pristiophorus japonicus isolate sPriJap1 chromosome 8, sPriJap1.hap1, whole genome shotgun sequence includes these proteins:
- the ficd gene encoding protein adenylyltransferase FICD has protein sequence MGLTVRRVSVAAAVLLAAVLFPQLRGGFWLLRCRLLDVGHGGDTNTGLSLTYSGVELSQLGEAWAFRPKAGPEVQLEAKAALHQALEMKRLGKREKAHKLLMHALNMDPNFVDALNELGVFLEEDKDVIQADHLYTKALTISPCDEKALVNRDRTLPLVEEIDQRHFSIIDRKVKKLMAIPKGNAALHRVMEESYYHHIYHTVAIEGNTLTLSEIRHIIETRYAVPGKSLVEQNEVIGVDAAMKYLNKSLVSRIGSVNIDDILQIHTRVLGYVDPVEAGRFRTNQVFVGHHIPPHPRDVKKQMQELVQWLNSEEAMGLHPVEFAALAHYKLVYIHPFVDGNGRTARLLMNLILMQAGYPPVTIRKEQRAEYYSALDLANEGDVRPFIRFIGKCTEMTLDLLLIATADHSVDKGLPEANPNHSDYTQTILVKN, from the exons ATGGGCCTGACGGTCAGGCGCGTTTCCGTGGCAGCGGCCGTACTGCTGGCCGCTGTGCTTTTCCCGCAGTTGCGGGGCGGCTTTTGGTTGCTGCGGTGCCGCCTCTTGGACGTGGGGCACGGCGGGGACACGAACACCGGGCTCAGTCTGACCTACAGCGGTGTGGAGCTGAGCCAACTGGGCGAGGCCTGGGCCTTTCGACCGAAAGCGGGGCCGG AAGTCCAGTTAGAAGCTAAAGCTGCTCTGCACCAGGCTCTGGAGATGAAGCGACTGGGGAAGCGAGAGAAGGCTCACAAACTATTGATGCACGCCCTCAATATGGATCCCAATTTTGTAGATGCTTTGAATGAATTGGGTGTCTTCTTAGAAGAGGATAAGGACGTTATTCAAGCTGACCATTTGTATACAAAAGCACTGACCATTTCGCCATGCGACGAGAAGGCACTGGTCAACCGTGACAGGACATTACCGCTGGTGGAAGAAATTGACCAAAGGCACTTTAGTATTATTGACCGGAAAGTTAAAAAATTGATGGCTATACCCAAAGGGAATGCAGCACTGCACCGTGTGATGGAAGAAAGTTATTACCATCATATTTATCACACTGTGGCTATCGAGGGGAATACACTGACCCTATCTGAAATCAGGCACATCATCGAAACCAGATACGCTGTGCCTGGGAAGAGCCTGGTGGAACAGAATGAAGTTATTGGGGTTGATGCAGCCATGAAATATCTCAACAAGTCTCTAGTGTCCAGAATTGGATCTGTTAATATTGATGATATTTTGCAGATTCACACAAGAGTTTTAGGATATGTTGACCCTGTAGAAGCTGGAAGATTTCGGACCAATCAAGTCTTTGTGGGTCACCACATCCCTCCCCATCCTAGAGATGTAAAGAAACAAATGCAGGAGCTTGTCCAGTGGTTAAATTCTGAAGAGGCAATGGGTCTACATCCTGTTGAATTTGCTGCCCTTGCACACTATAAGCTCGTCTACATCCATCCCTTTGTCGATGGGAATGGAAGGACTGCTCGATTACTGATGAATCTTATTCTAATGCAGGCAGGTTACCCACCGGTCACCATCCGCAAGGAGCAGCGGGCTGAGTATTACAGTGCTTTAGACTTGGCCAACGAGGGAGATGTAAGGCCATTTATCCGCTTTATTGGAAAATGCACAGAAATGACACTTGACTTACTGCTGATTGCAACAGCCGATCACTCTGTTGATAAAGGTTTACCTGAAGCTAATCCAAACCATTCAGATTATACACAAACCATTCTAGTTAAAAACTAA